One region of Salvia miltiorrhiza cultivar Shanhuang (shh) chromosome 3, IMPLAD_Smil_shh, whole genome shotgun sequence genomic DNA includes:
- the LOC131017763 gene encoding bZIP transcription factor 16-like isoform X1 produces MSSSDVDKAPKEGKEPKEPKTPSAQEQTSSASGAVPADWSGFQTYSPMPPHGFLASSPQAHPYMWGVQQFIPPYGTPPHPYVAMYPHGGIYAHPTMAPGSYPFSPFAMPSPNGIAEASCNVPGNMEVDGKSSEGKGKLPIKRSKGSLGSLNMITGKNDEAGKTSGATENGVHPKSGGTASEGSSEGSDENSQNESQEKSSGRPDSAEPPQSGGAPNNSQNGTSHAMANQAMAMVPIPAPAVGAVSGVPGPTTNLNIGMDYWGAAQSSAMPAMRGKVPATPVAGGIVATGSRDNMQSQLWIQDERELKRQRRKQSNRESARRSRLRKQAECDELAQRAESLKEENASLRAEMARMKSEYEQLVAQNASLKERLGEVSGEEDPRCSRDEQRASNNDAQ; encoded by the exons ATGAGTAGCAGTGACGTGGATAAAGCTCCCAAGGAGGGGAAAGAACCAAAGGAGCCAAAAACTCCTTCTGCACAG GAACAGACTTCCTCTGCATCCGGTGCAGTTCCTGCTGATTGGTCTGGGTTTCAG ACATATTCTCCTATGCCTCCACATGGGTTCTTAGCATCAAGTCCACAGGCACACCCCTACATGTGGGGAGTTCAG CAATTCATTCCACCGTATGGCACTCCACCACATCCATATGTTGCCATGTATCCCCATGGGGGCATATATGCCCATCCAACTATGGCTCCG GGATCTTATCCCTTTAGTCCTTTTGCTATGCCTTCTCCTAATGGTATTGCTGAAGCCTCT TGCAATGTTCCAGGAAACATGGAGGTAGATGGAAAGTCATCCGAGGGAAAGGGGAAACTGCCCATCAAAAGATCCAAGGGAAGTTTGGGCAGTTTAAATATGATTACGGGGAAGAATGACGAAGCTGGAAAAACATCAGGTGCCACAGAAAATGGTGTGCACCCTAAAAG TGGTGGGACTGCAAGTGAAGGTTCTAGTGAAGGAAGTGACGAAAATTCTCAAAAT GAATCCCAAGAGAAGTCTAGTGGCAGGCCAGATTCCG CTGAACCACCTCAGAGTGGTGGTGCACCTAATAATTCTCAAAATGGTACATCTCATGCAATGGCAAATCAAGCTATGGCTATGGTGCCAATTCCAGCACCGGCGGTGGGGGCTGTTAGTGGTGTTCCCGGTCCCACTACCAACTTAAATATTGGAATGGATTACTGGGGTGCAGCCCAATCATCTGCTATGCCCGCAATGCGAGGAAAGGTCCCTGCTACTCCGGTAGCTGGAGGAATTGTCGCTACAGGCTCACGAGACAACATGCAGTCACAACTTTGGATTCAG GATGAAAGGGAGCTTAAAAGACAGAGAAGAAAGCAGTCAAACAGGGAATCTGCTCGTAGATCCAGATTGCGCAAACAG GCAGAATGCGACGAACTGGCCCAGCGTGCTGAAAGTTTAAAAGAGGAAAATGCATCTCTTAGGGCTGAAATGGCGCGTATGAAGAGTGAGTATGAGCAACTCGTTGCCCAGAATGCATCTTTAAAG GAGAGACTTGGCGAAGTTAGTGGCGAGGAAGATCCTAGGTGCAGTAGGGACGAGCAACGGGCAAGCAACAACGATGCTCAGTAA
- the LOC131017763 gene encoding bZIP transcription factor 16-like isoform X2, which produces MSSSDVDKAPKEGKEPKEPKTPSAQTSSASGAVPADWSGFQTYSPMPPHGFLASSPQAHPYMWGVQQFIPPYGTPPHPYVAMYPHGGIYAHPTMAPGSYPFSPFAMPSPNGIAEASCNVPGNMEVDGKSSEGKGKLPIKRSKGSLGSLNMITGKNDEAGKTSGATENGVHPKSGGTASEGSSEGSDENSQNESQEKSSGRPDSAEPPQSGGAPNNSQNGTSHAMANQAMAMVPIPAPAVGAVSGVPGPTTNLNIGMDYWGAAQSSAMPAMRGKVPATPVAGGIVATGSRDNMQSQLWIQDERELKRQRRKQSNRESARRSRLRKQAECDELAQRAESLKEENASLRAEMARMKSEYEQLVAQNASLKERLGEVSGEEDPRCSRDEQRASNNDAQ; this is translated from the exons ATGAGTAGCAGTGACGTGGATAAAGCTCCCAAGGAGGGGAAAGAACCAAAGGAGCCAAAAACTCCTTCTGCACAG ACTTCCTCTGCATCCGGTGCAGTTCCTGCTGATTGGTCTGGGTTTCAG ACATATTCTCCTATGCCTCCACATGGGTTCTTAGCATCAAGTCCACAGGCACACCCCTACATGTGGGGAGTTCAG CAATTCATTCCACCGTATGGCACTCCACCACATCCATATGTTGCCATGTATCCCCATGGGGGCATATATGCCCATCCAACTATGGCTCCG GGATCTTATCCCTTTAGTCCTTTTGCTATGCCTTCTCCTAATGGTATTGCTGAAGCCTCT TGCAATGTTCCAGGAAACATGGAGGTAGATGGAAAGTCATCCGAGGGAAAGGGGAAACTGCCCATCAAAAGATCCAAGGGAAGTTTGGGCAGTTTAAATATGATTACGGGGAAGAATGACGAAGCTGGAAAAACATCAGGTGCCACAGAAAATGGTGTGCACCCTAAAAG TGGTGGGACTGCAAGTGAAGGTTCTAGTGAAGGAAGTGACGAAAATTCTCAAAAT GAATCCCAAGAGAAGTCTAGTGGCAGGCCAGATTCCG CTGAACCACCTCAGAGTGGTGGTGCACCTAATAATTCTCAAAATGGTACATCTCATGCAATGGCAAATCAAGCTATGGCTATGGTGCCAATTCCAGCACCGGCGGTGGGGGCTGTTAGTGGTGTTCCCGGTCCCACTACCAACTTAAATATTGGAATGGATTACTGGGGTGCAGCCCAATCATCTGCTATGCCCGCAATGCGAGGAAAGGTCCCTGCTACTCCGGTAGCTGGAGGAATTGTCGCTACAGGCTCACGAGACAACATGCAGTCACAACTTTGGATTCAG GATGAAAGGGAGCTTAAAAGACAGAGAAGAAAGCAGTCAAACAGGGAATCTGCTCGTAGATCCAGATTGCGCAAACAG GCAGAATGCGACGAACTGGCCCAGCGTGCTGAAAGTTTAAAAGAGGAAAATGCATCTCTTAGGGCTGAAATGGCGCGTATGAAGAGTGAGTATGAGCAACTCGTTGCCCAGAATGCATCTTTAAAG GAGAGACTTGGCGAAGTTAGTGGCGAGGAAGATCCTAGGTGCAGTAGGGACGAGCAACGGGCAAGCAACAACGATGCTCAGTAA
- the LOC131017765 gene encoding autophagy-related protein 3 — protein sequence MVLSQKIHDAFKGTVERMTSPRTVSAYKEKGVLSINEFILAGDNLVSKCPTWSWESGEPGKRKSYLPQDKQFLITRNVPCLRRAASIGEEYEAAGGEVLVDNEDDDGWLATHGKPKNNTTVEDDNLPSMETLEISKNNTIQSISSYFGGEEDDIPDMAEFEETDNLVENDPATLQTTYLVAHEPDDDNILRTRTYDVSITYDKYYQTPRVWLTGYDESRMLLQPELVLEDVSQDHARKTVTIEDHPHLPGKHASVHPCRHGAVMKKIIDVLMSRGVEPEVDKYLFLFLKFMASLIPTIEYDYTMDFDLGSSSS from the exons ATGGTGCTTTCGCAGAAAATTCATGATGCGTTCAAGGGGACTGTGGAGCGAATGACGAGCCCCCGCACCGTCTCCGCATACAAAGAGAAAGGTGTACTCAGCATCAATGAATTTATTCTCGCCGGCGATAATCTCGTCTCCAAGTGCCCCACCTGGTCTTG GGAATCAGGGGAGCCGGGCAAAAGGAAGTCATATTTGCCCCAAGATAAGCAATTCTTAATAACTAGAAATG TCCCTTGTCTTCGTAGAGCTGCTTCAATTGGAGAAGAATACGAGGCTGCAGGGGGTGAAGTTTTAGTTGACAACGAGGACGATGATGGTTGGCTGGCAACTCATGGGAAACCTAAAA ATAACACAACTGTTGAAGATGATAATTTGCCCTCCATGGAGACTCTAGAAATCTCCAAGAATAATACCATCCAGTCAATCTCATCTTACTTTGGAGGGGAGGAAGATGATATTCCAGACATGGCAGAATTTGAAGAGACTGACAACCTCGTAGAAAATGATCCC GCAACACTGCAGACCACATATCTTGTGGCTCATGAGCCTGATGATGACAACATTCTACGAACCAGGACATATGATGTTAGCATCAC GTATGACAAATATTACCAAACGCCTCGTGTTTGGCTCACTGGATATGATGAG TCAAGGATGCTTTTGCAACCAGAACTTGTTCTTGAAGACGTTAGCCAAGACCATGCGCGTAAAACG GTAACCATAGAAGACCATCCGCACTTGCCTGGAAAACATGCTTCAGTACATCCATGCCGCCATGGGGCtgtaatgaaaaaaattattgatgtTTTAATGTCACGTGGAGTAGAGCCTGAAGTTGACAA GTAccttttcttgttcttgaaatttATGGCTTCCCTGATTCCTACCATAGAGTACGATTACACCATGGACTTTGATCTTGGCAGCTCTAGCTCCTGA